One window of Streptomyces sp. NBC_00273 genomic DNA carries:
- a CDS encoding bifunctional MaoC family dehydratase N-terminal/OB-fold nucleic acid binding domain-containing protein, with protein MTADADVNDVDTAGVTAAAATGATAATGATAEAEEAARFHTLLAAFEGQPAATAARGKDAVNEPMIRHWCEAMGDANPAYTGPDAIAPPTMLQVWTMGGLSGHADRSSAYDDLLALLDGAGFTSVVATDCEQEYHHPLRPGAAITFDAVIETVSPRKTTKLGTGHFVTTRMNVRADGELAGTHRFRILKYAPAARPVKRPPAQRPPSQRPRPVINRDNQGFWDGVRDHKLLIQRCTSCTTLRFPWLPGCNACASPDWDTVEASGAGTVFSYVVMHHPPFPAFDPPYAVALVELAEGVRMISNITGVPYDKVRIGLPVQLEFLRVDAGLELPVFRGSEC; from the coding sequence ATGACGGCGGACGCGGACGTGAACGACGTGGACACGGCCGGGGTCACGGCAGCTGCAGCGACCGGGGCTACGGCAGCGACCGGGGCTACGGCCGAGGCCGAGGAGGCGGCCCGGTTCCACACGCTGTTGGCGGCCTTCGAGGGGCAGCCGGCCGCCACCGCGGCCCGGGGCAAGGACGCGGTCAACGAGCCGATGATCCGCCACTGGTGCGAGGCGATGGGCGATGCCAACCCCGCCTACACCGGTCCGGACGCCATCGCGCCGCCCACCATGCTCCAGGTCTGGACCATGGGCGGCCTCTCCGGCCACGCGGACCGCTCCTCCGCCTACGACGACCTCCTCGCGCTCCTCGACGGCGCCGGCTTCACCTCCGTGGTCGCCACCGACTGCGAGCAGGAGTACCACCACCCCTTGCGCCCCGGCGCCGCGATCACCTTCGACGCCGTCATCGAGACCGTGTCGCCCCGCAAGACGACCAAGCTGGGCACCGGCCACTTCGTGACCACCCGCATGAACGTCCGGGCGGACGGGGAACTCGCCGGCACCCACCGCTTCCGCATCCTCAAGTACGCGCCCGCTGCCAGACCGGTGAAGCGGCCCCCGGCACAGCGGCCCCCGTCGCAGCGCCCCCGCCCGGTGATCAACCGCGACAACCAGGGCTTCTGGGACGGAGTGCGCGACCACAAGCTGCTGATCCAGCGCTGCACTTCCTGCACCACCCTCCGTTTTCCGTGGCTCCCCGGATGCAACGCCTGCGCGAGTCCCGACTGGGACACGGTCGAGGCCTCCGGCGCCGGCACGGTGTTCAGCTACGTCGTCATGCACCACCCGCCCTTCCCGGCCTTCGACCCGCCCTACGCGGTCGCACTCGTCGAGCTCGCCGAAGGAGTCCGGATGATCAGCAACATCACCGGCGTGCCCTACGACAAGGTGCGCATCGGCCTCCCCGTCCAGCTGGAGTTCCTGCGCGTCGACGCCGGCCTCGAACTCCCCGTCTTCCGCGGGAGCGAGTGCTGA